In the genome of Coraliomargarita algicola, one region contains:
- a CDS encoding sulfatase-like hydrolase/transferase, whose amino-acid sequence MTFLNSPKSALALVACFLLGIQCQTEAIESRRPNIIFIFADDWGYGDVGIHGSSFCETPNLDRMAKEGMDFANFTVNSPVCSPSRVAVMTGQFPARHSIHQHFQGVKAHIKRGMPDWLDVEAPSLPRMLQKAGYVTGHFGKWHLGSSGDSPTEDLYGYDCFATFNGSKVNEIKKGGLASVDHAESFIREFHPQPFFVNLWLHEVHTAHYPQPHYLEKFNALNERQQVYASVIAEGDEAVGRIMKLLRELDIDDNTLLVFSTDNGPEITTDDKNHKESDGFGKYYSVGETGGLKGRKRSLFSGGIRVPFIVRWPNVTPAGVVDETSVLTAVDLLPTFLAAAGVPLPEDYQPDGENVLSAFKGEGFSRTKPIFWEWRGGDNQAYTWPSLAVRDGKWKLLVNKEQGKLELYNLEADWAETQDVSARFPEVVQALSDKLDHWKASLPTEPSSKALSSARAKAKAKL is encoded by the coding sequence TTGCTTCCTCTTAGGCATTCAATGCCAAACTGAAGCAATTGAGAGTCGTCGTCCCAACATCATTTTCATCTTTGCCGATGATTGGGGCTATGGCGATGTGGGTATTCACGGCAGCAGCTTTTGTGAAACGCCGAATCTGGATCGTATGGCAAAGGAGGGAATGGATTTTGCCAATTTTACCGTGAACAGCCCCGTGTGCTCCCCGAGTCGGGTCGCTGTGATGACGGGGCAGTTTCCCGCTCGGCATAGCATTCATCAGCATTTCCAGGGAGTTAAAGCGCATATTAAACGAGGTATGCCGGATTGGCTGGATGTCGAGGCGCCCAGCTTGCCGCGTATGTTGCAAAAGGCAGGCTACGTCACCGGGCACTTCGGCAAATGGCACCTCGGTAGCTCGGGCGACTCTCCGACGGAAGACCTGTATGGCTATGATTGTTTTGCAACTTTCAATGGTTCGAAGGTGAATGAGATTAAGAAAGGGGGCCTCGCGTCTGTGGATCACGCGGAAAGCTTTATTCGTGAGTTTCATCCGCAGCCGTTTTTTGTGAATTTATGGCTGCATGAAGTGCATACGGCGCATTACCCGCAGCCGCATTACTTAGAGAAATTCAATGCCTTAAACGAACGCCAGCAGGTTTACGCGTCGGTGATTGCTGAAGGGGATGAAGCGGTTGGCCGGATTATGAAACTGCTTCGAGAATTGGATATCGATGACAACACACTGCTAGTTTTTTCGACCGATAATGGCCCAGAAATTACAACCGATGATAAAAATCATAAAGAATCAGATGGTTTCGGGAAATACTATTCAGTCGGTGAAACGGGTGGTTTAAAAGGTCGGAAACGTTCGTTGTTTTCCGGTGGTATTCGTGTGCCTTTTATCGTGCGCTGGCCTAATGTGACTCCCGCAGGAGTCGTCGACGAGACTTCGGTGCTCACAGCGGTGGATCTGCTCCCGACTTTCTTGGCTGCCGCAGGTGTGCCGCTGCCGGAAGACTATCAGCCTGACGGGGAGAATGTGCTGTCTGCATTTAAGGGCGAAGGCTTTAGCAGAACGAAACCAATTTTCTGGGAATGGAGAGGCGGAGATAATCAGGCTTATACATGGCCGTCGCTAGCGGTTCGTGACGGGAAATGGAAGCTGCTCGTCAATAAGGAGCAGGGGAAGCTGGAGCTCTACAATTTAGAAGCAGACTGGGCAGAGACGCAGGACGTGTCGGCTAGGTTTCCAGAGGTCGTCCAAGCTTTGAGCGATAAACTTGATCATTGGAAGGCTAGCTTGCCGACTGAACCGTCCAGCAAGGCTTTATCCAGCGCGAGGGCCAAAGCCAA